CTACGAGGCCTGGACGTACGGGCGTCGCACGGCGTACTGGGGCTTCGTGGAGCTGCGCGTCCGCGGGGACGGGACCCTGAGCGGGAGCTACCGGCTCCCGCGGCAGTGCCTCGACCGCTTCGGCTTCGAGGCGGACTGCGTGGGCCACGTCGGCGGGCGGGTGTACGCCGACGGGCTGGTGCGCTTCGGCTTCGACGAGGGGTGGCTGCGGCACGAGGGGGAGGCGGACCGCTTCGGGGAGGTGTTCGGGGAGTGGGAGACCCGTCTGCTGGGCGCCTCCTCCGCCGGCCAGTTCGAGCTGCTCCCGCGCTGAGCGGAGCCCGACGGCCGGGACGACGACGGGGCGGGCCGCTGAGTGCGGCCCGCCCCGTTTCCGCGGGTCTCCGCGGCGGTCACTCCCCCTGCGTCCGCTCGACGTCGTCGATGCCGCGCAGCCGGTTCCAGAGCTGGAAGGGGACCTGGTCCTTGGGGACGTAGGCGTTATTGGACCCCGCCTCCATGTTCCCCATGGCGGTGAACTCCCCGCGCCCCTGGTCGTTCAGGTCCAGGTAGGTGGCGCCCTGCTGGAGCCGCTGCCCCTGCGGGAGCACGGGGATGCGCTTCAGGTCGTCGTCCTCCCACCCGCTCATGCCGCGGTGCAGCGGCTTCACGTCGTAGGCGGTGCGCAGCCCCTGCTCGCGGTCCGTGGACTGCGCGCCGACGTTCTGCCCGGCCATGTGGTCCGGGTTGAGGTCCTGCCGCCACTCCGGCGGGTGCTTGGTCTCGGCCTGCGGGTCCTGGGTGCGGCGGGTGTTGTCGCTCCGATCCTCGGCTGCCATGTCGCGTCTCCTGTTCCGGTTCCTGTAAAAACAGGCTCGAAATCCGGCGCAAGATGCATGCTACCAAGGGGATGACGCGAACCGCGGAGGGAGTGGGCGGGCTCACGCCCCCACCACCTCCCGCGCCTCCAATCGTCCGCGCTCCGTGAGCGCCAGCCGGTCGCCGCTCTGCCGCGCCACCAGCCCCCGCCCCTCGGCGCGCCGCACCACGTCGGCGGCGAAGCGCGGGTCCCACCGCAGGTGCTCGTGCAGGTGCGACTCCCGGTTCTCCGCCCCCTCGCGGGGGGAGTGCTCGTGGTTGAAGAGGTGGATGGCGAGCATGGTCTCGGCGAACTCCCACCGCTGCCGCGCCCGCCGCCGCGCCAGCGCCACCAGCCCCCGCTCCGGCGCGAACAGGAGGACGGCCCCGAACGCCACCCCCGTCATGGTCGCCATCGCCCCGGCGATGGACACGTCCAGGAAGTACGACGCCCAGTACCCCGCCAGCGCGCTCGCCACGCCGATCACCACGGCGAGCCCGATCATGCGCGGGAGACGGTCGGTCAGGAGGTAGGCCGAGGCCGGCGGGGCGATCATCAGCGCCACGACCAGGATGGAGCCCACCGCGTCGAAGGCTCCCACCGCCGTCACCGAGACCAGCGTCATGAAGGCGTAGTGCACCAGCCCCGGCGCGAACCCCAGCGCCCCGGCGAGCGCCGCGTCGAAGGTGGTGAGCTTCAGCTCCTTGTAGAAGGCGGCGACGAACGCGGCGTTCAGGAGGAGGACCGCCGCCATGACCCAGAGGATGCGCGGACCCAGGTCGGCTCCCCCCACCGCCATGCGGTTGAAGGGCGCGAAGGCCAGCTCTCCCAGGAGCACCGCGTCCACGTCCAGGTGCACGCTCCCGGCGTAGCGGGAGATCAGGATCACGCCCACCGAGAAGAGGGCGGGGAAGACCAGCCCGATGGCCGCGTCCTCCTTCACCCGGCCCGTGCGGTTCAGCAGCTCCACCAGGGAGACGGTGAGCACCCCCGTGGCCGCGGCCGCGGCGATCAGGAGCGGCGAGGCCAGGTTCTCCGTGACGAAGAAGGCCAGCACGATCCCCAGGAGGATGGAGTGCGAGATGGCGTCGCTCATCAGCGCCATCCGCCGCAGCACCAGGAACACTCCCGGGAGCGCGCACGCCGCGGCGGTGATCGCCGCGATCCACTGGATCTCCACCTCCGGCGACATCGCCGTCACTCGGCCTCCTCCCCGCGGCGGCGCTCCTCCTCCGCCTCGCCCTCCGCGGTGATCGCCCACGCGTTCTTCGCGGTGCGGCGGGCCCACCCGCGCGTCTCCAGCTCCGCCAGCTCGTGCTGCGCCCCGGGGTGCAGCGTCTCCAGCGTCGCCACCGTGTGCCCGTGCACCTGCCCGGGGTGCTGCCGCGCCAGGGCGTACAGGTCCGCCAGCACCGCCTGCGTGTGGAGGCGGCGGCGGTTGCGCTGGTCCGCCACCCACCCCCAGACGATCCCCCGCCGCGGCGCGAGGAGGAGCGAGAACACGACCAGCGCGGTGAGGCAGAGGACGATGGTCGGCCCGGTGGGGAGCCGCTCCGCGGTGCTGGACAGGACCGCCCCCGCCACCCCCGCGAGCGCGCCGAAGCCGCCGGCCAGGAGCACCATGCGTCCCATCCGGTCCGTCCACTGCCGCGCCGCCGCGGCGGGAGCCACCACCATGGCGCTCATCAGCACCACCCCCACCGTCTGCAGCCCGATCACGATGGCGAGCACCAGCACGGAGGTGAGGAGCACGTCCACGCGGCGGGCGGGGAAGCCCAGGCTCTCCCCGAACTCCGGGTCGAAGGCCAGCAGCTTGAACTCCTTCCAGAGAAGCGCCGTCACGCCGAGCGCCACCGCCCCCAGCGCGGCGATCTGCGCCACGTCGCGCTGCAGCAGGGTGGCCGCCTGCCCGAACAGGTAGCGGTCGAGCCCCGCCTGCGCGGCGTCCGGCCGCTTCTGGATCCAGGTGAGGAGCACCAGCCCGAACCCGAAGAAGACCGCGAGCACGATCCCCAGCGCGCTGTCCTCGGGGACGCGCGTGCTCCCCACGATGCGCATCACCAGCAGCGTCCCCAGCCACCCCGCCGCCGCGGCGCCCAGCACCAGCACCAGCGGCGCCTTGCTCCCGGTGAGCAGGAAGGCCAGGGCGATCCCGGGGAGCGCCGCGTGCGAGATGGCGTCGCCCAGCAGGCTCTGCTTGCGGAGCACGGCGAACGAGCCCAGCGCACCGCTCGTGGTGCCCAGCGCGGCGGCGCCCAGCGCCACGGTGCGCAGGGTGTAGTCGGAGAAGAGGTCGGGGAGCGCCACGCCGGCCTCCTCAGGCCCGGAGCCGCGGCACGCCCTGGCCGCCCAGGGCCCCGGGAGCGCGGAGCGGCGCCTGCGGGTCGGAGTCGCGGCGCTGCAGGAAGGGGACGCGCCCGCCGTACGTGAGGCGCAGGTTCTCCTCGTTGAACACCTCCGCCACCGGCCCGGAGGCGACGCGGCGCACGTTGAGGAGGAGGACCTGGTCGAAGTACTCCGGCACCGTCTCCAGGTCGTGGTGCACCACCACCACCGTCTTCCCCGCCTCCCGAAGCTCCTGGAGCACGGTGACGATGGCGCGCTCGGTGCGGGCGTCCACCCCCTGGAAGGGCTCGTCCATCAGGTACAGCCGGGCGTCCTGCACCAGGGCGCGCGCCAGGAAGACGCGCTGCTGCTGCCCGCCGGAGAGCTGCGAGATCTGCCGCTCCGCGAACTCCTGCATCCCCACCTGCTCGAGCGCGGCCATCGCCATCTCCCGCTCGCGCCGTCCGGGGCGGCGGAACCACCCCAGCGCGCCGTAGCGCCCCATCATCACCACGTCCAGCACGCTGGTGGGGAAGTCCCAGTCCACGCTCCCCCGCTGGGGGACGTAGGCCACCGCCCGGCGCTGCTCGGCGTAGGGGCGCCCGTGGATCAGCACCTCTCCCGCCGCCGCGCGCACCAGCCCCAGCATGGACTTGATCAGCGTGCTCTTCCCCGCGCCGTTGGGCCCGACGATCGCCATCAGCACTCCGGGCGGGACCTCCAGGTCCACGTCCCAGAGCACCGGTTTGTCCCTGTAGGCCACGGTGAGGTCGTTGACCTCGATGGCCGGTGTGGGCTCGCTTTTGTCGCTGTGCATCCCTGTTTATTCCTCGTCCGGCGCCGGACGCTCCCCGAGGAGCGCGCCGACGATGGTATCGATGTTGTGGCGGACCATCCCGGCGTACGTCCCCTCCGGGGTGCCGGCGCTGCCCAGGGCGTCGGAGAAGAGCTCTCCTCCGATCCGCACCCGCCACCCCCGGGACCGCACCGCCTCCTGCACCGCCTCCACGTTGCGGCGGGGAATGGAGGACTCCACGAACACCGCCGGGATCCGCCGCCCGGCGATGAAGTCGGCCAGCGCCTGCACGTCCGCGGTCCCGGCCTCGGAGGCGGTGTTGATCCCCTGGAGGCCGCGGACCTCGAAGCCGTACGCCCGGCCGAAGTAGTTGAAGGCGTCGTGCGCCGTCACCAGCACCCGCCGCTCCGCCGGGACCCGCGCGGCCTGGGCGCGCACGTAGGCGTCGAGCGCTTCCAGCTCGGCCAGGTAGCGCCGGGCGTTGGCGCGGAAGTCCGCCGCGTGCGCCGGGTCCGCCTCGGCCAGCGCCTCCGCGACGGGGGGCACCGTCCGCATCCAGAGGCGCACGTCGAACCAGACGTGCGGGTCGTAGGCGCCCTCGAACTCCGCGGGCGAGAGGAGCAGCTCCCGGGGGATCGCCTCCGAGACCGCCACCGTCCGGGTGCGGCCGCCCATCTCCTCCAGCACCTCGGCCATGCGGGCCTCCAGGTGCAGCCCGGCGTAGAAGATCACGTCCGCCCGATACAGGCGGCGCACGTCGCCCTCGCTGGCCTTGTACAGGTGGGGGTCCACGCCGGGCCCCATCAGCCCCGTCACCCGCACGTGCTCGCCGCCGACGTTCTTCACCACGTCGGCGATCATGCCGATGGTCGCGACCACGTTCAGCCGGTCGCTCTCCTCCGCCGGCTCGGGCGGGGTGCAGCCGGCCAGCAGCGCGGCCCCGCACAGCACCACCCATCCCCACCGCAAGAATTGCATCACGGATCCGAATCCGATTTTTAACGTGCTCTAAATTTCAGCTTACGATCATACCCGGGCTCCGCGCGCGTGTCAAGGGATCGCGTTGCGGTGCGGGGAGATGCGGACGGCGGGAGCCGGGACGTGACACTCCGGAGTCGCCCCATCCGGCCCGGCGCCCGGCCTGTCGCACGGGGGCCCGGGGCGGTACCATTCCCCGGCCACGCACCCCTGCTCCCGCCCCTGGTGGCGAGGACCGGGCCGCGCGTGGAGCACCGCGAGCCGGCGGGGGCGGGCGGCTTCTTCTCCGTCGCCCTGCTGCGGAAGCCGCGCTGACGCCTGCTCGGCCGGCCCGGGAGTTGCGGCCGATCCGCCGGGGCGCAGCAACTCCGCCCACGGCAACACCCGCCCGAGAACCGTACGCGACACCTGCCTCGACGAGGAATAGGCGCCCGAGCTACGAAGCATCGGACGCCCGCGACCGCCGCTCACCCGTCCCATGGATCTCATCCGACAGCTCCGGAGCGAGCTTCGCCGCTCCCTGCACGGTCCCGCATGGCACGGCCCCGCACTCCTGGAAGTGCTGGCCGACGTCACGCCCGCCGAGGCCTGCGCCCACCCGGTCCCCGGCGCACACAGCATCGCGGAGCTCGCCCTGCACGCGCTCGCCTGGATCGAGGAAGTCACGCGCCGCCTGCAGGGGGCCGTGGCGGCTCTCCCCGAGCGCGGCGACTGGCCTCTCCCGCCTCCCGATCTGCAGGACCCGGGCTGGAGGAGCATTCACGAGGAGCTGTCCCGCGGGGCGGAGCGCCTGGAGCGAACGGTCGGCGGGTTTCCTCCGGAGCGCCTCCTGGAGCAGGTGGCCGGATCGGACGCCCAGCTCGGGGGAGGGATCCGCCACGTCGTGATGCTGCACGGGCTCGCCCAGCACAACGCGTATCATGGAGGGCAGATCGCCCTGCTCAAGCGCGCGCTGCGAGAGCGCTCCCCCACCGCGTAGCGCGTGCGGCGTCCAGCTCGGCCGCACGCGTTCTCCACCGAGACGATCCCGCGAGGCCCGATGCCCGACCCCTCCATCCCCTCCCGTGGCGCACTCGTCCGGGACGTCCTGATCTTCCAGCTGAAGCTCTGGATGGACGGGCTCAAGGACCTTGTCCTCGTACCCCTTTCGCTCGTGGCTGCGGGGGTGGACTTCGTCTTTCGCACACGCCTCTTCTATCGCGTGCTCCGGATCGGCGAGCGCTTCGACCTCTGGCTCAACCTCTTCGGGGCTGCCCGGCGCGCCGCGCACGAGCGGGAGGGCCTCTTCGGGGCCAGCCGCGCCGGCGATCCCACCCTGGTCGGCCAGCTCGAACGCCTTCGAGGAGGCGAGCCTCCCTCGCAGGCGGGGCCTTCTGCTCCCCGCGACCCCACCTAGCCGCCGGCTCCCGTGGGCACCCCGCGGCCCCGGAGCACGCTCCTTGCCGCAGACGAAGCCTTTCTTCGTCCATTCCAGCATGGAGCCGAACCGTGATCCGCTCACTCCTGAAGCTCTTCGCCTACACCCAGGCGCCGAAGACCAGCTTCGCGTTCCTCCACCCGGTGAAGGCCGCCCAGGTGGTGAAGACCCCGTTCGACCTCCGGACCGCGTATGCGCCGCGCCTGACCGCCGTCGCGACCGCGCTCCTCGTCGGCCCCCTCGCCTACCGGCTGGGGAAGCGGGCTGGCGAGGGCACGCTGCGCACCCCGGCGAGCGACGCCGCAGGAAGAGCCGGCGGCCGCCGCTAGCTGCGGGCGGCCTGCGCCGGGACCGCGAGGGCGTCCTTGTGCACGCTCCCCCCCGGCGACAGAATGGAGGCGGAGACGGACGCGTCTTTCTCTTCCGCCTTCTCGTCACCCGATGAGCGCTGCCAGACCTGGACTCGCGACGAAAGCGGCCCTGCGTGCGCGTCTGTTCCCCGCCGCGGCCCTCCTGTTCGTCTCCCATGTCGGCGCCGCGGCCCAGGCGCCGGCACCGTTCCCTCCGCCCGAAGCGCCGCGGCTGCACCTCGCCTCCCGGTGCGAGCCCGCGCCCCGGCCGGCGGCTCACGCGCAAGCCACGGCGTGCAGCGACCTCGCCGCCCCGGGCCGCCTCGAAGCGAGCCAGGGGCGGAGATCGCACGCGCTGGCGGGTGCCGGCATCGGGTTCGTGGTCGGGGCCGGAGCGACGCTCTCGGTGCTGTACAGCGGCGGCTCGACCGCTCCCTGCAACCGGTCGGCGAACCAGGACGCGATGGCACCGCGCGAGTGCATCGGCCTGACCGCCCTCGGGGGCCTGGCGGGCGCGGGGCTGGGGGCCGTGATCGGGGCGCAGATCCGCACCGGGCGCGGGCAGGCCGCTTCCGTCGAGCGCCGCCCCGTCGCCCTGGCGCCGCTGCCGGCCCGCGGGGTCGGGCTCGCGCTCGCGGTGGCGTTCTGATGCGGCGCGTTCTTCTCGCCCGTCCCTTCCTCGGTCCGGGTGTGCTCGGCTTCGGAACACGCGCGTGAAGTGGCGGCTGCCTCGGCCCCGAACCCGGGTCGTCGCCGGGCGGGCACCCTGAACCAGGACGGGTCGATCCGGTGTTCCTGCTCCGAAAGCCCACGGACGAGCTCGTCCGCCAGCTCCTCGCCGACCAGCGGGACCTGCCGTTCACCTACCCCGCGGTCGGAGCCACCCGCACGGGAGTGATCCCGGGCCTGCCGGTCAACCACCACCGCGCCCGGCTGGGAGAGGGCGAAGGCACGTTCGCCCGGGCCGTCGCGGCGCTCCACGGCTGGGCCATGTACCGGCTCTCCTGGACCCGGCTCTGCTGGCCCGACGCACCCCTGGAGCCGGGCGCCGCCGTGGCCGTGGTCGTGCGGCATCTGGGCCTCTGGTCCGTCAACCCGTGCAGGATCGTCTACCTCCTCGAAGAGCGGGGCGCGATCGAGCGCGCGGGCTTCGCGATCGGGACGCTCCCCGAGCACGCCGAGCGGGGGGAGGAGCGCTTCAGCGTCGAATGGCACCGCTCGGACGACTCCGTCTGGTTCGAGCTCTTCGCCTGCGCCGGACCGAACCACTGGCTCACCCGGGTGGGCTATCCCGGGCTGCGCCTCCTGCAGCACCGCTTCGGAAAGGGGGCGATCCGGGCCATGCGCTCGGCCGTCCACTCCCCGCCCGCCTGACGGGTGCGCGTCGGCGGGCCCGCGGCTTGCCGGACCGGGCCCGCCCCGCCATTGCCCACTCCCCGAGGGAAGACGACCAGATGCCGCAGAAGCTGAGCGACGGGACCACGGTGTTCGGCCAGCACGACGAGAGCACCCTCCGCCAGGCGCAGGACGTCGCCACGCGCGCGGAGCGGGTCGCGCTCATGGCGGACGGGCACGTGGGCTACGTGATGCCCATCGGGGGTGTGGCGGCGTACCGGAACCGGGTCTCCGTGGTGGGCGTGGGATTCGACATCGCGTGCCTTGCTGCTGGAACGCCGGTGACCACCCGCGACGGCTACTTCCTGCCCATCGAGCAGGTCCTGCCTGAGGACCCGGTGATGTGCTGGGACGGAGAGCGGGTGCGTCCGGTCGTTCCGCATCTCGGTGCGATCGCGCGTGGACGCAGGCCGGTTCGGAAGCTCCACCTGTCGAACGGGCGGGTGCTGCATGCCACAGCCGATCACGAGATCCTGACGCACACCGGGTGGAGGCCCGCGGGGGACCTGCTGCCCGGGGATGCCGTCGCGTGCCCGGTGTTCGTCGGGCTTCCGCATGTCCGCGACGAGCGAGATGTGCCGGTCGCGCTCCCCACGAAGGTCGAGCAGGACCTCTCCTCGCGGGGACTCTTCCCGCTCCGCAGCTCCGACCCGCGCTTCCCCGCACTCCTCCGTCTACTCGGCTACGCGAGCGGGGACGGCCACCTGAGCAAGGATGGAAAGCGGCTGTCCATCTACCTGTTCGACGAGCTCGACGCCCAGGACGTGGTGGAGGACGTCCGGCGGATCGGGTTCGAGCCACGAACCTACCGACGCACCCGGAAGGAGGGGTACAGGGAGGAGAACCACGTGTCGGTGGGCTCGCGGTCGCTCCATGCCCTCTTTGCGGCGCTGGGATCCCCGGTCGGGAAGAAGAACTGGGCAGAGTCGCCGATGCCGTGGCTCCTGGACCTCCCGCCCTGGCTGCGTGCCCAGTTTCTCTCGGCGTTCTGCAGCGCGGAGATGATGACGCCGCGCGTGCATCGGAACGGTACGATCCCCAACCTGCAGCTCAAACAGGCAGGGGACCACGTCAACGGAATCAGCTTCATCGCCGAGCTGTTCCGCTCGCTCGGATTCGCTGTTTCGGTTGCTCCGAGCGGGGTGCAGCGAGGCGCGCGCATAACCTCGGTTCTGCAGATCCTGGGGGGGCGCGAGGAGCAGCTCCGCTTCATGCAGGAGGTGGGGTTCTGCTACTCGACAGAGAAGCGCGAGCGCGCAGCCATCGCCGCCAGCATCACCTGGCAGGGAATCTCCTTTGCTCGTAACCGGGACCTGGCCAAGTGCGAAGCGCGGCGGCTCAGGCACCAGGGAGTAGGGTGGAGAACGGTCATCGCGGACGTGTCTTCGACGTTTGGCGTGCCGGGTGGCTTCGTCTATCACGCGATGTACGACGACCGGGGTCCCTCGCGGCGTCTCCCTGGTGCGGCAGTGTCCCCGGACACCACGGGAGAGGTGTGCTGGGTGCCGGTCGACCGCCTGGAAGAGGCAGGCGAGCATCCGGTCTACGACATCGTGACCGGGGACCCGGCACACTGCTTCCTCGCCGCCGGGATCGTGGTCCACAACTGCGGGAACGCGGCGATCCGCACCGACCTGACCCTGGAGCAGCTCTCCGGCGGGATGACGCTGGAGGAGGTGCGCAGCAACCCGCACCGCTTCTCCCAGAACCGGCGGGTGCGCGAGCTGGCGGACCAGATCGCAGGCGAGGTCTCCTTCGGGATCGGGCGGAAGAACCGGGCGGACGACGCGCCCGTGGACCACCCGCTCTTCAACGACCCGGCGTGGTACGCCATCCCCAACCGGGGGAGCTACCGGGACGACCTGCGCGAGAAGGCGCGCAGGCAGCTCGGCACGGTGGGCTCCGGCAACCACTACGTGGACGTCTTCGCCGACGAGGCGGGGACCGTGTGGGTGGGAGTGCACTTCGGCTCGCGCGGCTTCGGGCACACCGTCGCCAGTGGCTTCCTGGCGCTGGGGCAGGGGCGCGACTGGGGCGAGCGCGTCCCCGAGAAGGAGGTGCTGCTGGAGCTGGAGGCGCCCGTCGGGCACGACTACTGGCAGCTCATGGAGCTCGCCGGGCGCTACGCCTACGCCGGGCGCGAGTGGGTCGCCCGGAAGGTGGTCTCCATCCTGGGGGGGCGGGAAGTGGAGCTGGTCCACAACCACCACAACTTCGCCTGGAAGGAGGAGCACGACGGGGAGGAGTACGTGGTGGTGCGCAAGGGCGCCACGCCCGCCTTTCCCGGCCAGAAGGGCTTCATCGGCGGGTCCATGGGCGACGACGCGGTGATCGTGCGCGGCACCCCCGCCGAGAACGCGGACGCCGGGACGCTCCGGGTGCAGCGGGAGGCGCTCTTCTCCACCGTGCACGGGGCCGGGCGGGTGATGTCCCGCACCGCCGCCGCGGGGAAGCGGAACCGCAAGACGGGGCGCGTCATCACCCCCGGCCGCGTCACCCCGGAGATGATGAAGGAGTGGGTGTCCGGGCGGGGCGTGGTGCTGCGCGGCGGCGGGCTGGACGAGAGCCCGCACGTGTACCGGCGCCTCCCGGAGGTGCTGGCGGAGCAGGGGACCACGGTGGAGACGCTGCACACGCTCCGCCCGCTGATCGTGGTCATGGCCGGCGCCGACGAGTTCGACCCGTACAAGGACTGACCGGGCTACCCCGCCGGCGGCCCCCCATCGGCGCGCCGCAGCGCCTGGTGGACGGGCCGCGTCGCCGGGAGCCAGTCCCGCCCCGCCCCCATCTCCCGGAACTCGGCGAGGCCGATCCCGCGCGCCTCCTCGTACTCCGCGGCCTGGAGCACGGTCTCCAGCTTGTCCAGGTCCTTCACGAAGCGCGCTTCCCGCGTCTCCGCCGCCTGGTACTCCTCCCAGAGCCGCAGCACCTCGTCGTCCCCGAGCATCGCGCACAGGCGCTCCATCGCCTCCCGCTCGCGCCGGTGCTTCTCCTCCACCGGGACGCCGTCGTACGGGGTGATGTCGCCCACGAGCGACTCCGCCAGGTCGTGCACCAGCGCCATGGCCAGGCAGCGCTCGCGGTCCAGCGGCGGCTCGGCGCCGCGCGAGAGGACCAGCGCCAGGAGGCAGACGCGGAAGCTGTGGTCCGCCACCGACTCGGGCGAGTCGATCCCCCGCAGCGCCCACCCGGTGCGGGCGGTCTCCTTCAGCCTCCCCGCGACGTGCAGGAACCGCAGCACCTCGCCCGCTCGATCCGGCTCCATCCTCGCTCCTCGCTTCTCGTTCGTCACGCCGAAACGGCAGGGGTCCGGACTGCGCCTCCAGCCCGGACCCCGCCACACGCCCGACGGTCCGTCCTCATACCGGATCCGTGTAGAGCGGAGAGGCTGATCGGGAGGCGGGGGGAGGCTCAGCAGGCGGTGCGTTTGTGTGAGCCCGCGCTGCACTCACCTCTCGCTCCGTCGGCCAGGCGAGTTTCGCACCGCCGGAGGAGCTTCCCCCCGCCGACCACTCGCGATACACCCGGATCCGGTGTCACGCACCCAGCGCCTCGATGGCGTCGATGTCCAGGACCCCGCGTACGCCCGGGTCCAGGGCGGCCCGCAGCGCAGCCCGCGCGACTCGCTCCACCGCGAGCGGCCGGACCGCCCTCGCCGCCCCGCCCACGATGGGCACCCGCGCCGCCGCCCGCAGCAGCACGCCGGCCGCCTGCGAGATGCGTCGGCGCGGCCCGTACACGAACCCCGGCCGCAGCACCACGCCCCGGAACGGGGAGCCCAGGACCTCCGCCTCCGCGCGGCGCTTCGCGCTCAGGTAGCTCTCGGCGAGGAGCGGCGGCTTCGCGCTGGCGGAGAGGTAGACCATCGCCGCGACCCCGGCGCGCTCGGCGGCGTCCGCCACCCGCACCGCCGAATCGCCGTTCATGCGCTCGAAGGTGACGCCCCGCTCCGGGTGCTCGCGGACGATCCCGATGCAGTGCACCACCGCGTCGCACCCGGCGAGGTGCTCCGTCCACGCCGCCGGCCGGAACACGTCCGCCGCCACCCAGCGCACCCGGTCCGTCCACGGCGCGTCGATCGGGGGGCGCCCGCTCCGCCCCACCGCCACGGCC
Above is a window of Longimicrobiaceae bacterium DNA encoding:
- a CDS encoding metal ABC transporter ATP-binding protein — encoded protein: MHSDKSEPTPAIEVNDLTVAYRDKPVLWDVDLEVPPGVLMAIVGPNGAGKSTLIKSMLGLVRAAAGEVLIHGRPYAEQRRAVAYVPQRGSVDWDFPTSVLDVVMMGRYGALGWFRRPGRREREMAMAALEQVGMQEFAERQISQLSGGQQQRVFLARALVQDARLYLMDEPFQGVDARTERAIVTVLQELREAGKTVVVVHHDLETVPEYFDQVLLLNVRRVASGPVAEVFNEENLRLTYGGRVPFLQRRDSDPQAPLRAPGALGGQGVPRLRA
- a CDS encoding zinc ABC transporter substrate-binding protein; translated protein: MQFLRWGWVVLCGAALLAGCTPPEPAEESDRLNVVATIGMIADVVKNVGGEHVRVTGLMGPGVDPHLYKASEGDVRRLYRADVIFYAGLHLEARMAEVLEEMGGRTRTVAVSEAIPRELLLSPAEFEGAYDPHVWFDVRLWMRTVPPVAEALAEADPAHAADFRANARRYLAELEALDAYVRAQAARVPAERRVLVTAHDAFNYFGRAYGFEVRGLQGINTASEAGTADVQALADFIAGRRIPAVFVESSIPRRNVEAVQEAVRSRGWRVRIGGELFSDALGSAGTPEGTYAGMVRHNIDTIVGALLGERPAPDEE
- a CDS encoding metal ABC transporter permease, coding for MALPDLFSDYTLRTVALGAAALGTTSGALGSFAVLRKQSLLGDAISHAALPGIALAFLLTGSKAPLVLVLGAAAAGWLGTLLVMRIVGSTRVPEDSALGIVLAVFFGFGLVLLTWIQKRPDAAQAGLDRYLFGQAATLLQRDVAQIAALGAVALGVTALLWKEFKLLAFDPEFGESLGFPARRVDVLLTSVLVLAIVIGLQTVGVVLMSAMVVAPAAAARQWTDRMGRMVLLAGGFGALAGVAGAVLSSTAERLPTGPTIVLCLTALVVFSLLLAPRRGIVWGWVADQRNRRRLHTQAVLADLYALARQHPGQVHGHTVATLETLHPGAQHELAELETRGWARRTAKNAWAITAEGEAEEERRRGEEAE
- a CDS encoding DUF1990 domain-containing protein, whose amino-acid sequence is MFLLRKPTDELVRQLLADQRDLPFTYPAVGATRTGVIPGLPVNHHRARLGEGEGTFARAVAALHGWAMYRLSWTRLCWPDAPLEPGAAVAVVVRHLGLWSVNPCRIVYLLEERGAIERAGFAIGTLPEHAERGEERFSVEWHRSDDSVWFELFACAGPNHWLTRVGYPGLRLLQHRFGKGAIRAMRSAVHSPPA
- a CDS encoding DinB family protein; the encoded protein is MDLIRQLRSELRRSLHGPAWHGPALLEVLADVTPAEACAHPVPGAHSIAELALHALAWIEEVTRRLQGAVAALPERGDWPLPPPDLQDPGWRSIHEELSRGAERLERTVGGFPPERLLEQVAGSDAQLGGGIRHVVMLHGLAQHNAYHGGQIALLKRALRERSPTA
- a CDS encoding metal ABC transporter permease, which codes for MSPEVEIQWIAAITAAACALPGVFLVLRRMALMSDAISHSILLGIVLAFFVTENLASPLLIAAAAATGVLTVSLVELLNRTGRVKEDAAIGLVFPALFSVGVILISRYAGSVHLDVDAVLLGELAFAPFNRMAVGGADLGPRILWVMAAVLLLNAAFVAAFYKELKLTTFDAALAGALGFAPGLVHYAFMTLVSVTAVGAFDAVGSILVVALMIAPPASAYLLTDRLPRMIGLAVVIGVASALAGYWASYFLDVSIAGAMATMTGVAFGAVLLFAPERGLVALARRRARQRWEFAETMLAIHLFNHEHSPREGAENRESHLHEHLRWDPRFAADVVRRAEGRGLVARQSGDRLALTERGRLEAREVVGA
- a CDS encoding HD domain-containing protein — encoded protein: MEPDRAGEVLRFLHVAGRLKETARTGWALRGIDSPESVADHSFRVCLLALVLSRGAEPPLDRERCLAMALVHDLAESLVGDITPYDGVPVEEKHRREREAMERLCAMLGDDEVLRLWEEYQAAETREARFVKDLDKLETVLQAAEYEEARGIGLAEFREMGAGRDWLPATRPVHQALRRADGGPPAG
- a CDS encoding RtcB family protein encodes the protein MPQKLSDGTTVFGQHDESTLRQAQDVATRAERVALMADGHVGYVMPIGGVAAYRNRVSVVGVGFDIACLAAGTPVTTRDGYFLPIEQVLPEDPVMCWDGERVRPVVPHLGAIARGRRPVRKLHLSNGRVLHATADHEILTHTGWRPAGDLLPGDAVACPVFVGLPHVRDERDVPVALPTKVEQDLSSRGLFPLRSSDPRFPALLRLLGYASGDGHLSKDGKRLSIYLFDELDAQDVVEDVRRIGFEPRTYRRTRKEGYREENHVSVGSRSLHALFAALGSPVGKKNWAESPMPWLLDLPPWLRAQFLSAFCSAEMMTPRVHRNGTIPNLQLKQAGDHVNGISFIAELFRSLGFAVSVAPSGVQRGARITSVLQILGGREEQLRFMQEVGFCYSTEKRERAAIAASITWQGISFARNRDLAKCEARRLRHQGVGWRTVIADVSSTFGVPGGFVYHAMYDDRGPSRRLPGAAVSPDTTGEVCWVPVDRLEEAGEHPVYDIVTGDPAHCFLAAGIVVHNCGNAAIRTDLTLEQLSGGMTLEEVRSNPHRFSQNRRVRELADQIAGEVSFGIGRKNRADDAPVDHPLFNDPAWYAIPNRGSYRDDLREKARRQLGTVGSGNHYVDVFADEAGTVWVGVHFGSRGFGHTVASGFLALGQGRDWGERVPEKEVLLELEAPVGHDYWQLMELAGRYAYAGREWVARKVVSILGGREVELVHNHHNFAWKEEHDGEEYVVVRKGATPAFPGQKGFIGGSMGDDAVIVRGTPAENADAGTLRVQREALFSTVHGAGRVMSRTAAAGKRNRKTGRVITPGRVTPEMMKEWVSGRGVVLRGGGLDESPHVYRRLPEVLAEQGTTVETLHTLRPLIVVMAGADEFDPYKD
- a CDS encoding NAD-dependent epimerase/dehydratase family protein; the protein is MAKLLVMGGNGFIGAEVCRAAAAGGHEAVAVGRSGRPPIDAPWTDRVRWVAADVFRPAAWTEHLAGCDAVVHCIGIVREHPERGVTFERMNGDSAVRVADAAERAGVAAMVYLSASAKPPLLAESYLSAKRRAEAEVLGSPFRGVVLRPGFVYGPRRRISQAAGVLLRAAARVPIVGGAARAVRPLAVERVARAALRAALDPGVRGVLDIDAIEALGA